The genomic region AGTATGTAGTTACCAGGACGTTCTGGACCACCTGAACCTGACCTACGGTAACAGTATGTTTAAACTGACCCGGCCGGTTCTGGACCACACACAGGTCACCATAGTAGAGTTAGATATCATCCTATATGCCATCCTGGCTGTGGTAAGTACTGCTGTGCTGGGGAATGAATAATCTGCTAAAAGCTGTCAAGCAGGTGATTAGTTCTGACTTGTGTATACGTGTTCATTTACAGATTGAGAAAACACAGACTTTCATTCCTTTCATCTGGGCATCAATGGTGAGTTGACTGACTCAATCATTATGGCTTTTTGTTCTGcttgtttaaatgtaaaaacctCAGTGGACACTTCTTTTCATCTCAGGCTCTGGTTGACAGcctgttctgtattttattccAAATTTGTCTGTAAcaatgtttcttgttttttctgtaaattcacCTTTAATTCGCTGCAGATGTGGACTGATGAACGCATCTCATGGGACCCTGTGCAATTTTGTGGAATCACTCAGATTTCACTTCCTAGAGACTTACTCTGGAAACCAGATCTTTTTATCTACGAGATGTGagcctgcagcacagacacacaaagtttAGCTTATCAGTAGATACAGTCACTTTAAATGAATACAGGAGACACTTTTATGCTTATTTGCTCTTATGAATTAAATATGAAGCAATTggctagcttagcttagcataaacactggaaaCGGGGAGTAACAGCTGGCCGGACTCTGTGAATTCACCAATTTACATTTATATCTTGTTGAATCTACATAATTCCAATTCAATATATAATGCTTTgtaaaaatgcatgtttttttgagAACAGGAAAATCTGGTGAAATGTGTGTATGGTCTAATGCTCTGCAAaaaaagactgtgtgtgttgtctcaGGGTACAGAAAGATAACTCCCCTCAGAATCCCTACATCTACATGTCCTATGATGGGAAAATCTTTTCTGAAGCGGTCATTAATGTGGTCAGCACCTGTAAAATGGATGTCCACAAGTTCCCCTTCGACACGCAGCAATGCAGCATCTCCATTGGCTCTGCAGTCCATTGTGGTGagagatgagtgtgtgtgtgtgcgcttctGTCAGTCTGTACTGCAGTAGGTGTGAATGTCATATGTTTTTCCCTCCTTGCCTCaaatctctctcttctctcacctCAGTTAATGAAATTCGCCTCTTTCCTTCCTCCAACTCATCTCGGGCCACGCAGTTTTCCAGGGAGGTGATGAAGACTCAGGGAGAGTGGGAGTTCCTCCAGCTGTCTGTCGCCAGCAGCAACTTCACCTTCAGCAACAGACAGTGGGATGTGCTTATATACACTGTAGGtagcacagagagacaaacacaggtgacaaactaaagaaaaaaatgaataaatgtgtaGAGAATGAGTCAAAGGCAGCACAGAATGGTTTGATTAGAATAACTGTGAATCACGTTTAAACTTCTGTAGGAGATTTTAGTGTGTTGTGTTCAGACAGCAAAGACCGATAAGTCAAATCCATGCTCTTAAATGACTTAATTCATGCTCGCACTAAATTGGAGATGGAAATTAACATAATAACAATCATTTATATCATGAATGAAGTAATAGAAGAGCACAGATAAAGTAGCTAAAATCTGAATATGTCCTAATTTCTGTCTAGTCTGAACCTTGAACATATTTTCCCAGTTCACCATGAAGCGAAGGCCCCTCCTCCATGTCATCAACTTCCTGTTGCCCATCCTGTTCTTCCTCAGTCTGGATCTTGCCTCCTTCTTCATCTCAGACCATCGAGGCGAGAAACTGGGCTTCAAGGTCACCGTACTGCTCGCCATCTCTGTCCTGCTGCTCATCCTGAACGAAATCCTGCCCTCAATGTCCAACAAGACTCCACTCATAGGTATTACCCTCCAGCTTAAAGGGCCTATTTTAACAGAATTACCACAAATATGGATAGGAACACTACACACCAGAACAAAAAGTATTTATGGCCTTTTTGTTCCTCTCAGCTACCtactgtattgtgatttttgCTCTGATGCTGCTCAGTCTGCTGGAGACCATCTTGGTTACATATCTGATGGAAACTGACTCTGCTCGTCAGGAGAAGCTCAGGCTGAAGGAAGACCTGGAGGACAAAGAGGGAAAAGTCAAAATCGATGACTGTAGTGCCGGTCAGACCCACATTACATAATTTTTTCAAGATGCCTCATGAATGGAAATGTTATTATTGCTGTTTGTAGTTTTAGCCAAACACATTAGGACCTAGCAATGTTCTTACTGCCTGGGTCTTGATTCTTTCATAATATGTactatacatccatccatccatccatcttctatacccgcttttcctggttcagggtcacggggatctgctggagcctatcccagctctctctcgggtggaaggcaggggtacaccctggacaggtcaccagtctgtcgcagggccacatatagacacacaaagacagacaacctaTGTACTATACATAAGTATTTGAAACCAAGTTGTTGCACTTGTAATGTACTATGTAGAAACTGTGACTAATATTGCCTCTGCAGTCATTCTTGTGTTGTATGTGCTGATTGTTTTCAGAGGCGAAAAAATGGACTGGCTGTTCATGCATCTGCAAAATGTCCGATGGTGAGAAGCTGCATGAGCTGCTGCCTTCTCCTctcaaggtaaaaaaaaaaaaaaaaaaagattgtacATGTACATGAAGCTTTTAGATGCTGTTGTGTTGTCTCTAGACATGTAATGTAGGAGGGTATTAATGCAGAATTTTACTAccctccaaaaataaaatgttgtccAAAGCATGGCCACACACTGAAGCAAACTGATCTGACAACAAAGCTGAATCAGGCTCCACATTGCAGTGTGATGTTATCCTGTTTGGACCAGTTAGTTCATACAAGTCCACATTCCTAATGCATTACTTTGTAGGGTAAATGGGATGCATCTGCTGTTTATCTTGATGGAAGATAAAATTGTTGTGACTGTGACAGTAGAATCAAATTATTACAAAGTGCTGTACAGTGTTTACCAGCTGAACCTTTGAATGCATTAGTCTATTCCATGTCTATAGTTGGGAACATTTAGCATCTTAAAACAATTTAAGCCTGTTGGGAAGCAATGACTTGTATATTCTTTTATAAATGTAAAGATTCTCTATAATAGCTCGTAAAAGATATGACACCAACCTCAGTGACAGTGTGGGTGGGTGTTGTGACCAGTCTCAGCAAGAGGATAAGCGGCTCTAACATGGCTCTGACTCCATGTGTGTGCAGGTCAACAACAGCATTCAGTCTGAGGAGTCTCGTGTGTTGCTGCTGATtctggaggagctgaaggagctgcagaaaaCTCTGCATCTGCATGTCAGCTGCATAATGGAGGGAGGAGCATCTGTCCAGTGGGTTACAAGGATCAACAGAGCCTTCTTCATTTTCTACATCATCACTGTGTCATTGTTTCTATCTGTCCTCTACAATGAATGGATCAGTTAGAAGCATACAGTATTACCCCAAATATTGTGCTGTTTGTCTACTATGATTTGCTAATGCATTAATGTATCAAAATATGAACACAACAAACCTTAAAGTTAAAAGCACGCCATGCACTTGCTAACTTAATATGACATATGGCAAGTCCATCTAATGTGAGCTAGTCAGGACTGCAAAAGATTAAAGAGGAAAATGTTCTGTTACCAGTTAAAATCCTTCACTTTgacaacacaagcacac from Mastacembelus armatus chromosome 19, fMasArm1.2, whole genome shotgun sequence harbors:
- the LOC113135829 gene encoding 5-hydroxytryptamine receptor 3A-like; amino-acid sequence: MIPVAFIVLVILTDGSSGKKVCSYQDVLDHLNLTYGNSMFKLTRPVLDHTQVTIVELDIILYAILAVIEKTQTFIPFIWASMMWTDERISWDPVQFCGITQISLPRDLLWKPDLFIYEMVQKDNSPQNPYIYMSYDGKIFSEAVINVVSTCKMDVHKFPFDTQQCSISIGSAVHCVNEIRLFPSSNSSRATQFSREVMKTQGEWEFLQLSVASSNFTFSNRQWDVLIYTFTMKRRPLLHVINFLLPILFFLSLDLASFFISDHRGEKLGFKVTVLLAISVLLLILNEILPSMSNKTPLIATYCIVIFALMLLSLLETILVTYLMETDSARQEKLRLKEDLEDKEGKVKIDDCSAEAKKWTGCSCICKMSDGEKLHELLPSPLKVNNSIQSEESRVLLLILEELKELQKTLHLHVSCIMEGGASVQWVTRINRAFFIFYIITVSLFLSVLYNEWIS